The following proteins are encoded in a genomic region of Candidatus Neomarinimicrobiota bacterium:
- a CDS encoding NUDIX hydrolase, giving the protein MPELKETQVSSSHIFSGKLLDVWSDEVSLPNGKTSVREYIRHPGAVVMIPILPDGKILLIRQFRYPMGDVEIELPAGKIDPGEEVEETLQRELKEETSYKAGKTTFITEIHPCIGYSNERMWLYLAEDLQYSEATGDEDEFIELMPT; this is encoded by the coding sequence GTGCCTGAGCTGAAAGAGACCCAGGTTTCCTCTTCTCACATTTTCAGCGGGAAGCTGTTAGACGTCTGGTCGGACGAAGTCTCCCTGCCCAACGGTAAGACTTCCGTACGTGAGTATATCCGCCATCCCGGTGCCGTTGTGATGATCCCTATTCTCCCTGATGGAAAAATTCTTCTTATCCGTCAGTTCCGCTATCCTATGGGTGATGTGGAGATAGAATTGCCAGCGGGAAAGATTGATCCCGGAGAAGAAGTAGAAGAAACGCTTCAACGGGAGTTAAAAGAAGAGACAAGTTATAAGGCCGGGAAAACCACTTTCATTACTGAGATACATCCCTGTATCGGTTACAGCAATGAGCGAATGTGGCTTTACCTGGCTGAAGATCTTCAGTATAGTGAGGCAACTGGTGATGAAGATGAATTCATTGAACTGATGCCTAC
- a CDS encoding lamin tail domain-containing protein — translation MKPSRFLVCVSLMILFAGESLPAQTTYSQIVMTYNLWNYGGTSSSDDEREGQLRAVVSAVNPDLLIVEEVDGTDGFEHFLDDVLNYEHSGLFRGAPFYDQPSTDIDIGLYYKAEHFDLVSSDTIDITSNWGHRDAAEFMVRHLATGTVLRLYGIHFKAGNGDDDAVDRESEAAALRSYLNTLESDSQFLVMGDFNVYNAAEEGYQRLVESQANDDGRLFDPIDEAGNWHNDVTFAQIHTQSTRSSYRGWNYGGMDDRFDFILASSSILDATDLNYVSDSYTAFGNDGNHFNDAINSGSNEVVSDEMADALVEASDHLPVFLELAFEASDTGTPAVVITEIMQNPSAVSDSQGEWFEIHNTDSVATDLCGWTVKDLGGDSFVIGCYDYFWIEPGKYLVMGTNNNGVTNGGLTVDYQYDYELFNLANGDDEIILMNGAGVEIDRVEYDGGVEFPDPDGKSMALKDVWADNSVGSNWTVSTVPFGDGDLGTPSEANHDVSLVTEVPLPEHFNLYPNFPNPFNGTTVISFDLSTAALVQLSIYDLAGRKVDLLLIGELASGYHSTVWNAAKLPSGIYLYQLTAGSRQLVASLVRKMVLLK, via the coding sequence GTGAAACCTTCAAGGTTTCTTGTGTGTGTCAGTCTTATGATTCTCTTTGCGGGGGAATCTTTACCAGCACAGACGACTTATTCTCAAATCGTCATGACTTATAACCTATGGAATTACGGTGGCACCAGTTCGAGTGATGACGAGAGAGAAGGTCAGCTGCGTGCTGTGGTATCCGCTGTAAATCCCGATCTCCTTATAGTGGAAGAAGTTGACGGCACAGACGGCTTTGAACATTTCCTGGATGATGTCCTCAACTATGAGCATAGCGGGCTTTTCCGGGGCGCCCCCTTTTATGATCAGCCTTCTACTGATATCGATATCGGTCTCTACTACAAGGCGGAGCATTTTGATCTTGTCAGTTCGGACACTATCGATATTACTTCAAATTGGGGTCACCGGGATGCAGCGGAGTTTATGGTGAGGCATCTGGCGACAGGAACCGTACTGAGACTGTACGGTATTCATTTTAAAGCAGGCAATGGAGATGACGATGCTGTTGACCGTGAATCTGAAGCTGCGGCCTTGCGCAGCTATCTTAACACTCTCGAATCCGATTCACAGTTCCTTGTCATGGGTGATTTCAACGTCTACAATGCGGCGGAAGAGGGCTATCAGAGGCTGGTTGAAAGTCAGGCTAACGATGACGGCAGACTCTTCGATCCTATCGATGAGGCGGGAAACTGGCATAATGATGTAACCTTTGCTCAGATTCATACGCAGTCCACCCGATCCTCTTATAGGGGGTGGAACTACGGCGGTATGGATGACCGTTTCGATTTTATTCTTGCTTCTTCGTCTATCCTCGATGCTACCGATCTCAACTATGTCTCCGATTCTTATACCGCATTTGGCAACGACGGCAATCACTTTAACGATGCTATAAACTCAGGCAGTAATGAGGTCGTTTCTGATGAAATGGCTGATGCGCTGGTGGAAGCATCCGATCATCTCCCCGTTTTTCTTGAGCTGGCGTTTGAGGCGTCAGATACCGGCACACCCGCTGTGGTGATTACCGAAATCATGCAGAATCCGTCGGCGGTGAGCGATTCTCAAGGTGAATGGTTTGAGATTCACAATACCGATTCGGTGGCCACTGATCTTTGCGGCTGGACGGTGAAGGATCTTGGCGGCGATAGTTTTGTCATTGGTTGCTACGACTATTTTTGGATCGAGCCAGGAAAGTATCTTGTCATGGGCACCAATAACAACGGCGTTACGAATGGCGGTCTCACGGTAGATTATCAGTACGACTATGAGCTGTTCAATCTAGCAAACGGAGACGATGAGATTATATTAATGAACGGGGCGGGAGTTGAGATTGACCGCGTTGAATACGACGGTGGCGTTGAGTTTCCGGATCCCGACGGGAAATCCATGGCGCTGAAAGACGTGTGGGCCGATAACAGCGTTGGGTCGAATTGGACCGTTTCCACTGTGCCGTTCGGCGACGGTGACCTGGGCACGCCCAGTGAAGCTAATCACGATGTCTCTCTGGTCACGGAAGTGCCTTTGCCAGAGCATTTCAATCTCTATCCAAACTTTCCCAATCCGTTCAACGGCACTACAGTGATCTCCTTTGACCTTTCCACTGCAGCACTGGTTCAACTCTCCATCTATGATCTTGCTGGTCGGAAGGTAGATCTTCTATTGATAGGTGAATTGGCTAGCGGTTATCACTCAACGGTTTGGAATGCGGCCAAACTGCCGAGCGGGATCTATCTCTATCAGCTTACAGCCGGTAGCCGACAGTTGGTTGCAAGTCTGGTGCGTAAAATGGTGCTCCTCAAGTGA
- a CDS encoding PorV/PorQ family protein, whose amino-acid sequence MNRRYLLLSLLLSSVLLAGDIGGYAGSFLRVGTTARSLAMGGGLTADLDSGFPAYYNPAAMAFQPKRHVSVFHHFLPLDRYLVSAAFSSALPPSGGIGVGILNAGVEGIQGRDQAGHETGTFSTEEYAVYFSFANQLFRNISFGVNVKLFYQVLPVDGRQVSKGTGVDLAMLFRPARKFQLGLVIQDWNAGYAWNTSEVFDEKGSSYQDEFPTQVRVGFAYHPKLFDIYGDYTFFSAGENTTASRIRAGGEYRPMERVSVRAGMNNFSPTVGGGLNYSLINRDDSYVDYAFLLGRRGEGVSHVFTYIFTF is encoded by the coding sequence ATGAATAGAAGATATCTACTTCTGTCACTTCTTCTGTCGTCAGTTCTGCTGGCTGGCGACATAGGCGGATACGCGGGAAGCTTCCTGCGCGTTGGAACTACGGCGCGCTCGCTTGCAATGGGCGGAGGATTGACAGCCGATCTCGACAGCGGCTTCCCTGCTTACTACAATCCGGCAGCCATGGCGTTTCAGCCGAAGAGACATGTCTCTGTCTTTCATCACTTTCTGCCGCTGGACAGATATCTGGTCTCCGCAGCATTTTCATCTGCCTTGCCTCCCTCAGGCGGGATCGGTGTCGGTATCCTCAATGCGGGAGTTGAGGGGATCCAGGGGCGGGATCAAGCCGGACACGAAACCGGTACTTTTTCCACCGAAGAGTATGCCGTCTATTTCAGCTTTGCCAATCAACTGTTTCGGAATATCAGTTTCGGCGTCAATGTGAAACTGTTCTATCAAGTCTTGCCCGTGGACGGCCGGCAGGTCAGCAAAGGGACGGGTGTCGATCTGGCCATGTTATTCAGACCCGCCAGGAAATTTCAGCTCGGCCTCGTGATTCAGGACTGGAATGCCGGTTATGCCTGGAACACGTCAGAAGTCTTCGATGAAAAAGGAAGCTCCTATCAGGATGAATTTCCCACACAGGTTCGTGTCGGCTTTGCCTATCATCCGAAACTCTTTGATATCTATGGCGATTACACATTTTTCTCAGCCGGCGAGAACACGACCGCCAGTCGAATCCGAGCTGGAGGGGAATACAGGCCGATGGAGCGGGTTTCTGTCCGCGCTGGCATGAACAACTTTTCACCGACAGTGGGCGGCGGTCTGAACTATTCTCTTATCAACAGGGACGACTCGTATGTTGATTATGCGTTCCTTCTAGGGCGCCGTGGTGAAGGGGTTTCACACGTATTTACCTATATATTCACTTTCTGA
- a CDS encoding M28 family peptidase, translated as MVLNLLFSNGGSFSCGTRFPRLALSTLLLLVVTTSLGKDIPQFDADRAFGYLEKQCSFGPRNPGSIGHRGCLIYLKETLAESADTLVVQPFPYSDPYSSKMLQLTNLVARFQPQRKNRIWIAAHWDTRPWADRDRRETNRTTPIIGANDGASGVAVLLELSHHLAQSVPPLGVDLVFLDGEDLGKQGDLKYFFNGSRYLARHIPKPHPRYCILVDMVGDKELELPMEGNSIEQAPKLVKLIWNLAADLGIDAFVPEVAYTVEDDHVILAQAGGIPSISIIDFHYPNRYKNYWHTMEDTPDKCSPASLKTVGTVLLHHIYGSGRK; from the coding sequence ATGGTTCTTAATTTACTGTTCTCCAATGGCGGTAGTTTTTCTTGCGGAACACGCTTTCCGCGACTGGCGCTCAGCACTCTTTTACTTCTTGTCGTCACTACGTCTTTAGGGAAGGATATACCCCAGTTCGATGCCGATCGTGCTTTCGGTTATCTGGAAAAACAGTGTTCATTCGGTCCGCGCAATCCCGGTTCCATCGGTCACCGGGGATGTCTCATTTACTTGAAAGAGACACTGGCTGAGTCGGCCGATACACTTGTTGTTCAGCCGTTCCCGTACTCTGATCCATACAGCAGCAAGATGCTGCAGTTGACGAATCTCGTAGCCCGTTTTCAGCCGCAGAGAAAGAACAGGATATGGATTGCAGCACACTGGGACACCCGTCCCTGGGCGGACCGCGACAGGCGTGAAACAAACCGTACCACCCCCATCATCGGGGCTAACGACGGCGCCAGCGGTGTAGCCGTGCTGCTGGAACTTTCCCATCATCTCGCTCAATCCGTCCCGCCTCTGGGAGTCGACCTTGTTTTTCTGGACGGCGAAGACCTGGGCAAGCAGGGTGACCTGAAATACTTTTTCAACGGTTCGCGATATCTTGCCAGGCACATTCCCAAACCACATCCCCGTTATTGCATTCTTGTCGATATGGTAGGGGATAAAGAGTTGGAGCTTCCCATGGAAGGGAACTCAATAGAGCAGGCGCCGAAACTGGTTAAACTGATATGGAACCTGGCGGCAGATCTCGGTATTGACGCCTTCGTCCCTGAGGTTGCCTACACGGTGGAGGATGACCATGTTATCCTTGCTCAGGCAGGTGGTATTCCTTCTATCAGTATCATAGATTTCCATTATCCCAACCGGTACAAGAATTACTGGCACACCATGGAAGATACACCCGACAAATGTTCTCCCGCCAGTCTGAAGACCGTGGGAACGGTGCTGTTGCATCACATCTACGGATCAGGTAGGAAATGA
- the sprA gene encoding cell surface protein SprA, with protein sequence MRRVLDVRDSLSRCVRQVALFYPFLWLVFVNPVRGQQEDSTFFERRLPPDLVSQWVVNPFDPLPFRSVFSMDSVASLRGLIDVRFEESEEWMEISSDGRWISFYEATDDLYMKTPFTAPMEWYFRKRLMRNRIRNIYSQRGAVLSDATAQAKAARGGAITLDLMETGVGQASLTVKGNVSISGKLVFQDQEMARASFRESQTTHFEFDETQHVMVEGKVGERVSVLLDYNSERDFQWENNIKIKYTGHEDEIVQKIEAGNIALSLPSTQFVTFSGSNQGLFGLKSISRLGPVDVTAIASIERTKKEKQKIMGGAETQGQTIPDYQMRKNQYFFIDKVFRDGGLVVDNEGIALYTAEGTPLFAPSFYPLKDGKHRIGTVVIDEIEIFKSVGAAAGSGTLYGFAYVNPYIDSTDSTWQEKNPAHAGETEGSFFQRLVRNQDYVVSEDLGFVRLTAPVQNEILAVSYTLAQRGEEGSLRSVGELSTEVAEGDTIHLKLIKPLTPNPGHPTWPLAFKNVYYMGASNITPEGFELQIVYKNGRLGNNERDENSGLTFIHLFGLDSLNENGANIADDLVDRVNPNIINMSTGELFFPMLHPFEMDRLAAGEQYRGEGNRNAQLESILPDSAYLYRSLNEQKIRNSSKFDIKISYQNKGTTVSLGGFMLVEGSEEVYLNKQLLARDKDYIIDYFTGTLTFLTDEYEKPDAELEVFFDKHEIVSFDKKTMIGTRAQMDLGPRSFIGGTALFYDQSVINEKIEVGYEPTKNFIWDLNGRYEADVDFATRALDKLPLIETNKPSSFKIEGEFAQVLPNPNPVDNLATGDDDGVAYIDDFEGSKRTTSPSVRRRFWHRSSTPLGFRQENRANMFWYNPWTQVRTQDIWPNQQTSTFAQNQMTDVLAMNYTRREAHLGTVDPDSNWASVTASLYSSDYNQSQNKFFEIWLKTASDIDGKMSVDLGFISEDQNGNGMFDTEDKPEAGLLTGNTLLEKEEDVGLDGCEDAYENGLGGCLDTLYANVVDNPDWQDKLYTGFDRNLDDPNGDNWDFDEQQALTGDRSGNPEPYRSVNGTEQNGYPVSGQVPLEGGRYPDTEDINRDGNFDGKDDYFSASFELNPYSEDWERYNGGTTETGWRLYRVPLNEFRRAKENGAISWDTIKFMRLSLSGVQDETVVRIAKVEIVGNEWQELGVRSDLSQEYTRDDSVFAVTVVNTEDNLDYAQSVEEIGVQGEYDRINQIRMKEQSLVLKFADLEPGHEAAAQKNLIELQGNRVQSYLMYKQLKLFTYGNSDHTWKDSSDVEFLIRFGRADDYYEISQPVYEGWDKQEKRNYLKVDLDFLTGLKLKEPGPNLTVTDNERHYFETDDSDTLRQYLIHGNPALSRIQYFVVGVRNKSRSENVSGEIWLDELRLSKVRKDKGTAIRIQSSLGLADVGNASLSYTRRDADFHVLQERLGSGSTAGKLRFDTRLNINKLFPQSWGLQLPLSMSFTNNLTTPKYLPGTDILLAHESPPDSVLAKSRQVTVNTSFSKAGKSDKWFSRYTLDRLKMSLSATRGRNSDTQIADRFSQNTKGNMSYGLSFGRDNYISPFKWFKSVPWLGKKIVDGRLYYTPSSIDMSANASETMTETMPRVGESKSQYNLGLNRTFKMGYTILDNLKSSFTKTIKSDMDSWRARYLQALKNLKPGVVTDVTDNMTTTFTPALSEWLRPTFNYSSNYRWAKPMESTQEGANITSQGRFSSSVSITPKSIVETFYTPPKSQPRRRSRRGGRTKVAPPEKEKEAKEPESETLKNIFKILHDGASRINPISFTYSVNRSQNAFGVIDSVRSGDSLKVVPGTADLSYRFGFSDELGLNRSSEVGVNRGSVQHQRDFSLRSGLALSRKISTNFNFSSSQASGVDGNNVETRTQTRDFLPLGVTGSDGLPFAGWSVRWTGVEQWPLIKAISRSATLEHAFAGKETRAWKDDVLQSSKYTASYSPLAGLSMTLLKGVSATTRYSIVSSFDNKFGGINSTRVKTDRTWTLSSNYAHRGGLHIPIFFFRDFDLDNTINFTLTIDFSESITKERNDLQYELSTTDERKSWKVSPRISYSFSQRMTGGVWYEYRESHSKIIGKKVDRDFGFDINLALQG encoded by the coding sequence ACTGCCGCCTGATTTGGTCTCACAATGGGTAGTCAATCCATTCGATCCGCTGCCATTCAGATCTGTGTTCTCTATGGATTCTGTCGCCTCGCTGAGAGGGTTGATTGATGTTCGGTTTGAAGAGTCTGAAGAATGGATGGAGATTTCATCCGACGGCAGGTGGATAAGTTTTTATGAGGCCACCGATGATCTCTATATGAAGACTCCTTTCACCGCACCTATGGAATGGTATTTTCGTAAGCGTCTGATGAGGAACAGAATAAGAAATATCTATAGTCAGAGGGGAGCCGTATTGAGCGACGCCACTGCCCAGGCCAAGGCTGCAAGAGGAGGTGCCATCACGCTGGATTTGATGGAAACCGGTGTTGGACAGGCATCTCTCACTGTAAAGGGCAACGTCAGTATATCGGGTAAACTTGTTTTTCAAGATCAGGAGATGGCCCGCGCCAGCTTTCGCGAGTCCCAGACGACCCACTTCGAATTCGATGAGACACAGCACGTAATGGTGGAGGGTAAAGTGGGTGAACGCGTCAGTGTACTCCTCGATTACAACAGTGAGCGTGACTTCCAGTGGGAGAACAATATCAAGATCAAGTATACCGGTCATGAGGATGAAATCGTACAGAAGATTGAGGCCGGGAACATTGCCCTGTCGCTGCCCTCTACTCAGTTCGTAACATTTTCCGGCAGCAACCAGGGACTCTTTGGATTGAAGTCTATCTCAAGGCTAGGGCCTGTTGATGTTACTGCTATCGCCTCTATTGAGAGGACGAAGAAGGAGAAACAGAAGATCATGGGAGGCGCAGAAACACAGGGTCAGACCATACCCGACTATCAGATGCGTAAGAATCAGTATTTCTTCATCGATAAGGTTTTCAGGGATGGAGGACTGGTGGTGGACAATGAGGGAATCGCCCTCTATACTGCTGAAGGTACCCCGTTGTTTGCCCCCAGTTTTTATCCTCTTAAGGATGGCAAGCACAGAATCGGCACTGTTGTTATTGATGAAATTGAAATCTTCAAGTCCGTAGGTGCCGCTGCCGGATCCGGTACATTGTATGGATTCGCCTACGTAAATCCCTATATTGATTCAACGGACAGCACATGGCAGGAGAAGAATCCGGCGCACGCTGGTGAGACAGAGGGGAGCTTCTTCCAGCGTTTGGTAAGAAATCAGGACTATGTAGTGTCGGAAGATCTGGGGTTTGTCCGTCTGACAGCTCCGGTCCAGAATGAGATTCTGGCAGTTTCCTATACACTGGCTCAGAGAGGGGAGGAAGGAAGTCTGCGATCTGTTGGTGAACTGAGTACGGAGGTTGCCGAGGGGGATACCATCCATCTGAAACTTATCAAACCGCTGACGCCGAACCCGGGTCACCCTACATGGCCGCTGGCGTTCAAAAATGTTTACTACATGGGTGCTTCGAATATTACACCGGAAGGGTTTGAGCTTCAGATTGTTTACAAGAACGGTCGGCTCGGGAACAATGAACGTGATGAGAACAGCGGCCTGACGTTTATTCATCTTTTTGGTCTCGACAGTCTTAATGAGAACGGTGCTAACATCGCCGATGATTTGGTGGATAGGGTAAATCCCAATATCATAAATATGTCAACTGGTGAACTATTCTTTCCTATGTTGCATCCGTTTGAAATGGACCGTCTGGCCGCCGGGGAACAGTACAGAGGTGAAGGAAACAGAAACGCGCAGCTAGAATCAATCCTGCCTGATTCAGCCTACCTCTACCGCAGTCTTAATGAACAGAAGATAAGAAACAGTTCCAAGTTTGATATTAAGATTTCATATCAGAACAAGGGTACCACGGTCAGTCTGGGCGGGTTCATGCTGGTGGAGGGGAGTGAGGAAGTTTATCTTAACAAGCAGCTCCTGGCCCGCGACAAAGACTATATTATTGACTACTTCACTGGAACACTCACCTTCCTCACCGATGAGTACGAGAAGCCTGACGCTGAGCTCGAGGTGTTCTTTGACAAACACGAGATTGTTTCGTTCGACAAGAAAACTATGATCGGAACACGGGCACAGATGGACTTGGGGCCGCGATCATTTATCGGCGGTACAGCTCTGTTCTATGATCAGTCGGTGATTAACGAAAAGATAGAAGTTGGATATGAACCGACCAAGAATTTCATCTGGGATTTAAACGGTCGCTATGAAGCTGATGTCGATTTTGCAACCAGAGCCCTCGATAAACTCCCTTTGATTGAGACAAACAAACCGTCCTCCTTCAAGATTGAGGGTGAGTTTGCTCAGGTTTTGCCGAATCCCAATCCGGTCGATAATCTGGCCACGGGAGATGATGACGGGGTTGCCTACATCGATGACTTTGAAGGGTCTAAGCGGACCACAAGTCCTTCCGTCAGGCGCCGCTTCTGGCACCGATCTTCAACGCCGCTGGGATTCAGACAGGAAAACCGTGCGAATATGTTCTGGTACAATCCGTGGACACAAGTAAGAACGCAGGATATTTGGCCCAACCAGCAGACCAGCACCTTTGCCCAGAATCAGATGACGGACGTGCTTGCAATGAACTATACGCGTCGTGAGGCCCATTTGGGGACTGTAGATCCTGATTCGAACTGGGCTTCCGTAACCGCAAGCCTCTATTCCAGCGATTATAACCAGTCCCAGAACAAATTCTTTGAAATTTGGCTGAAGACAGCTTCTGATATCGATGGTAAGATGAGTGTTGATCTCGGGTTCATCAGTGAAGATCAGAATGGTAACGGTATGTTTGATACCGAAGACAAACCGGAAGCAGGTCTACTTACCGGTAACACGTTGCTGGAGAAGGAAGAGGATGTGGGTCTTGACGGCTGTGAAGATGCTTACGAAAATGGCCTTGGCGGGTGCCTGGATACTCTCTATGCTAATGTAGTCGATAATCCTGACTGGCAGGATAAACTTTACACGGGATTTGACCGCAATCTTGATGATCCGAACGGCGATAATTGGGACTTTGATGAACAGCAGGCTCTCACCGGTGATCGCTCCGGTAATCCTGAACCTTACCGTTCAGTCAATGGGACTGAACAGAACGGCTATCCTGTTTCAGGTCAGGTTCCTCTGGAGGGCGGCAGATATCCCGATACTGAGGATATCAACCGCGACGGAAACTTTGACGGTAAAGATGACTATTTCAGCGCCTCATTTGAGCTCAACCCCTACAGTGAGGATTGGGAGCGCTACAACGGCGGCACAACCGAGACAGGATGGCGGCTGTATCGCGTACCGCTGAACGAGTTCCGACGGGCGAAAGAAAATGGTGCCATTTCGTGGGATACCATTAAGTTCATGCGGCTTTCCCTCAGCGGAGTGCAAGACGAAACTGTGGTCAGAATAGCAAAGGTAGAGATAGTGGGCAATGAATGGCAAGAGCTTGGCGTCAGGAGCGATTTGAGTCAGGAATATACAAGAGACGACAGCGTCTTCGCCGTAACCGTTGTGAATACAGAGGACAATCTAGACTACGCACAGAGTGTAGAAGAGATCGGCGTTCAGGGTGAATATGATCGTATCAACCAGATCAGGATGAAGGAACAGTCTCTCGTCCTCAAATTCGCTGATCTTGAACCGGGACATGAGGCCGCGGCGCAGAAAAACCTGATTGAACTGCAGGGCAATCGGGTGCAAAGCTATCTGATGTACAAACAGTTGAAGCTCTTTACATACGGTAACAGCGATCACACCTGGAAAGACTCTTCCGATGTTGAATTCCTCATCCGTTTTGGACGCGCCGATGACTATTACGAAATCAGTCAGCCGGTCTATGAAGGATGGGACAAGCAGGAGAAACGCAATTATCTCAAAGTGGATCTCGATTTTCTCACCGGCCTGAAACTGAAAGAGCCTGGTCCGAATCTGACTGTGACTGACAATGAACGACACTATTTTGAAACTGACGATTCCGATACATTAAGGCAGTATCTGATCCACGGCAACCCGGCGCTCTCCCGTATTCAGTATTTCGTGGTAGGTGTAAGGAATAAGAGTCGCTCGGAGAATGTGAGCGGCGAGATCTGGCTGGACGAGTTGAGGCTTTCCAAAGTGAGAAAAGACAAGGGTACCGCCATCCGGATTCAGTCCTCTTTAGGGTTAGCGGATGTGGGAAACGCCTCACTCTCCTATACGCGCCGGGACGCCGACTTTCACGTTCTGCAGGAGAGACTCGGTTCGGGAAGTACAGCCGGCAAGCTACGCTTCGATACAAGATTAAATATCAACAAATTGTTTCCGCAATCGTGGGGGCTGCAATTGCCACTGAGCATGAGTTTCACCAATAATCTGACAACCCCCAAGTATCTCCCGGGCACTGATATCCTTCTCGCTCACGAGAGTCCGCCTGACAGCGTTCTCGCGAAGAGTCGTCAGGTGACCGTCAACACCTCTTTCTCAAAGGCCGGTAAATCGGATAAATGGTTCAGTCGCTACACTCTCGACCGGCTGAAGATGAGTTTATCAGCTACCCGCGGCCGAAACTCGGACACGCAGATAGCCGACCGGTTTTCACAGAACACTAAGGGCAACATGAGTTACGGTCTGTCGTTCGGCAGGGACAACTACATTTCACCCTTCAAATGGTTCAAATCGGTGCCGTGGCTCGGCAAGAAGATTGTCGACGGCAGGCTTTACTATACGCCATCGTCTATCGATATGTCGGCAAATGCCAGTGAGACGATGACGGAAACGATGCCAAGGGTGGGAGAATCCAAGTCGCAGTATAATCTTGGCTTGAATCGGACGTTCAAGATGGGATACACGATTCTCGATAATCTGAAGTCGAGCTTCACGAAGACGATCAAGAGTGACATGGACAGTTGGCGGGCGCGCTATCTGCAGGCGCTGAAGAACCTCAAGCCGGGTGTGGTGACGGATGTAACCGATAATATGACCACCACGTTTACGCCAGCGCTTTCCGAATGGCTGCGGCCGACCTTCAACTATTCGTCCAACTATCGCTGGGCTAAGCCGATGGAGAGTACGCAGGAAGGGGCCAACATTACGTCTCAGGGTCGATTCTCCAGTTCAGTTTCAATCACACCCAAATCGATTGTTGAAACCTTTTACACTCCCCCGAAGAGTCAGCCGCGCCGAAGAAGCCGCAGGGGGGGGCGGACAAAGGTCGCTCCGCCTGAGAAGGAAAAAGAGGCAAAGGAACCCGAGAGTGAAACGCTGAAGAATATATTCAAGATTCTCCATGATGGCGCTAGCAGGATAAATCCAATCAGCTTTACCTACTCAGTGAACAGGTCACAGAACGCCTTCGGTGTAATCGATTCCGTCAGATCAGGAGATTCTCTAAAGGTTGTGCCAGGCACGGCGGATCTTTCTTACCGGTTCGGCTTTAGTGATGAACTCGGCCTCAACAGAAGCAGTGAAGTGGGCGTCAACCGCGGATCGGTGCAACATCAGCGCGATTTTTCGTTACGCTCAGGTCTTGCACTTTCGCGTAAGATTTCAACAAACTTTAACTTTTCCAGCAGTCAGGCGTCGGGCGTGGATGGTAACAACGTTGAAACCCGGACACAGACACGTGACTTCCTCCCCCTGGGGGTAACAGGCAGCGACGGCTTACCTTTTGCCGGCTGGAGTGTCAGATGGACAGGTGTTGAGCAGTGGCCGCTCATTAAAGCTATTTCGCGGTCAGCTACTCTCGAACACGCCTTTGCAGGGAAGGAGACACGCGCCTGGAAAGATGACGTCCTGCAATCCTCCAAGTACACTGCTTCATACTCTCCACTGGCAGGGCTCTCAATGACTCTCTTGAAAGGTGTCTCCGCTACAACGCGCTATTCCATAGTTTCGTCGTTTGATAATAAATTCGGTGGTATCAACAGCACGCGGGTCAAAACGGATCGAACCTGGACGTTAAGCTCAAATTATGCCCATCGAGGCGGATTACATATTCCCATTTTCTTTTTCCGTGATTTTGATCTCGATAATACCATAAACTTTACGCTTACAATAGACTTCTCTGAGTCTATCACCAAGGAGCGGAACGATTTGCAGTATGAACTTTCAACAACAGACGAGAGAAAATCGTGGAAGGTTTCGCCCCGCATATCGTACTCTTTCTCTCAGCGGATGACGGGAGGTGTCTGGTATGAATACCGTGAAAGTCACTCCAAGATTATAGGGAAAAAAGTGGACCGAGATTTTGGCTTTGATATCAACCTTGCACTTCAGGGGTAA